The following coding sequences lie in one Thalassoglobus polymorphus genomic window:
- a CDS encoding sialidase family protein, whose translation MKSGISFLLVLLLSQVAHSDEADRIAKLEKIADHALEQPTLNTSPLPAYDYDQLDYGMTIGIDRTPGGRLWACWVAGGDSPKAFFVLATSDDDGESWSKPRLVIDTHSPDLPMDRSTLVGNLWTDPLGRLWLFFDQSMQMFDGRGGVWATVCENPDADTPEWSRPTRIWHGVTLNKPTVLSNGEWMLPISLDERGGLHEFKGCFRDLDPLRGANVFVSKDQGTTWTRRGMANFSNPDWHEHMIIERQDGTLWMLARTRKGIMESTSTDQGATWSLPVLSQIKHPVARFHIRRLASGRLLLIKHGDQLETHTGREQLSAWLSEDDGKTWKGGLVLDEKKGISYPDGFQAPDGTLFISYDRNRAKDGEILLARFTEEDVLAKKLVAKNSRLKMLISKPLANRVLKEKKK comes from the coding sequence ATGAAATCCGGAATCAGCTTTTTACTCGTCCTGCTACTGTCTCAAGTTGCTCACAGCGATGAGGCCGACCGCATCGCCAAGCTTGAGAAGATTGCGGACCATGCACTGGAACAACCAACGCTCAATACGTCGCCACTTCCAGCTTATGACTATGACCAACTCGACTATGGAATGACAATCGGCATTGACCGCACTCCGGGTGGACGATTGTGGGCGTGCTGGGTCGCTGGTGGAGATAGTCCCAAAGCTTTCTTCGTGCTGGCGACGAGTGATGATGATGGCGAGAGCTGGTCAAAGCCGCGCCTTGTGATCGACACCCATTCTCCAGACCTTCCCATGGACCGGAGTACACTTGTCGGAAACCTGTGGACTGATCCGCTCGGTCGATTGTGGCTCTTCTTTGACCAGTCGATGCAGATGTTCGATGGCAGAGGGGGCGTTTGGGCAACCGTTTGCGAAAACCCCGACGCGGATACGCCGGAATGGTCAAGACCTACGCGAATCTGGCATGGTGTGACTCTCAACAAACCAACTGTCCTCAGCAATGGAGAGTGGATGTTGCCGATCTCACTGGACGAACGGGGCGGCCTGCATGAGTTTAAAGGCTGCTTTCGCGATCTTGATCCATTACGAGGAGCGAATGTCTTTGTTTCGAAAGATCAGGGGACAACGTGGACTCGACGCGGGATGGCAAACTTCTCAAATCCAGATTGGCACGAGCACATGATCATTGAACGTCAAGACGGGACGCTATGGATGCTCGCTCGAACTCGCAAAGGCATCATGGAGTCGACGTCTACTGATCAGGGAGCCACATGGTCGCTCCCGGTTCTCTCACAGATTAAACACCCCGTTGCCCGGTTCCACATTCGCAGGTTGGCTTCCGGTCGATTGTTACTCATCAAGCATGGAGATCAACTTGAGACTCATACTGGACGCGAACAGCTCAGCGCCTGGCTCTCTGAAGATGACGGCAAAACCTGGAAAGGTGGTCTCGTGCTCGATGAGAAAAAAGGCATCTCCTATCCCGATGGGTTTCAGGCTCCTGATGGAACACTCTTCATTTCTTACGATCGCAACCGCGCGAAAGATGGCGAGATTTTGTTAGCTCGATTTACCGAGGAAGATGTCCTGGCAAAGAAATTGGTCGCCAAAAACTCCCGACTGAAAATGCTGATCTCAAAGCCGCTGGCAAATCGCGTTCTCAAAGAAAAAAAGAAATAA
- a CDS encoding M14 family zinc carboxypeptidase: MSKLIVLLLTSFCLYSIPCIAQDQANVERVHRVTHDEYEATLKFWEQKFSDFFELQVVGSTENGYDIHLIKITDPDVDDAQKQIALITSLHGGPERSGTTTALHFVEWVTGDSPEAQELRRKQILLIMPINHPESFFETDRFGNAAKIDPYTGGGPQHWDLKKLVYLSLDKAPEVKAVLDVVDRWQPEIHADLHGTGLQEYPLEKLGDRTRYQGQTMFEVSGSAYSNFALRPWDWRVTEAMIKSGEQAGYPSDRFEADAQRSFHGPAMNGISDRTWSGQSNFYTAQYGYAKYHTMVSTFEIGWEKSGIARLRGLLEIGNKPWQNEPYAGYPVNRVKFFIGHFVTAYGNSAAERRQSRVQLWQNQGQFGQAVLYPQTDGRDTYFVTTSAAANKLLVKDKDQFLKALSKRKDIDFDSFQQFLRRGPEVQVAVSKPSQKVESTYSNESGIGFRLRIPYRNPQFDSIKLNGHPLKQDAKNGWTSWFANGYTQVQINLPPSETKNQDLFLVTCEYTPDEVRRIGWEPPQEVQEQLKSKNKQ; this comes from the coding sequence ATGTCCAAGTTGATCGTCCTGCTCCTCACAAGTTTCTGTCTGTATTCAATACCTTGCATTGCTCAGGATCAGGCCAATGTTGAGCGTGTGCACCGGGTCACTCACGATGAGTACGAGGCGACGCTGAAGTTTTGGGAACAGAAGTTTTCTGATTTTTTTGAACTGCAAGTCGTCGGCAGCACCGAGAATGGGTATGACATTCATCTCATCAAAATCACTGATCCAGATGTTGATGACGCTCAGAAACAAATCGCTTTGATAACCTCATTGCATGGAGGCCCGGAGCGTTCCGGGACAACGACCGCGTTACACTTTGTCGAATGGGTGACCGGTGATTCTCCTGAAGCTCAAGAGCTGCGCCGCAAGCAGATTCTTCTGATCATGCCGATCAATCATCCTGAATCTTTTTTCGAAACGGACCGTTTCGGCAACGCAGCCAAGATCGATCCTTACACAGGAGGAGGGCCTCAGCACTGGGATCTAAAGAAACTTGTATACCTCTCACTCGACAAAGCTCCGGAAGTAAAAGCAGTTCTTGATGTCGTTGATCGCTGGCAGCCGGAGATTCATGCAGATCTCCATGGCACAGGGCTACAAGAATATCCGCTGGAGAAGCTGGGAGACCGAACCCGATACCAAGGCCAGACAATGTTTGAGGTGAGTGGGTCGGCCTATTCCAACTTTGCTTTGCGGCCGTGGGACTGGCGAGTGACTGAAGCGATGATCAAGTCAGGAGAACAGGCAGGCTATCCGTCAGACCGTTTCGAGGCTGATGCACAACGATCTTTTCATGGTCCCGCAATGAATGGAATCAGCGACCGGACCTGGTCCGGACAATCAAATTTCTACACGGCTCAATACGGGTACGCGAAGTATCACACCATGGTGAGTACGTTTGAAATTGGCTGGGAGAAGAGCGGAATTGCCCGCTTGCGAGGCCTGTTGGAAATCGGAAATAAGCCCTGGCAAAATGAACCATACGCCGGCTACCCAGTCAATCGTGTGAAATTCTTCATCGGGCACTTCGTCACAGCTTATGGAAACTCAGCTGCCGAGCGTCGCCAAAGCCGTGTTCAGCTGTGGCAGAATCAGGGTCAGTTTGGCCAAGCAGTTCTCTATCCACAAACCGATGGCCGCGATACCTATTTCGTGACCACATCGGCAGCTGCCAATAAGCTGTTAGTGAAAGACAAGGATCAGTTTCTGAAAGCACTTTCAAAACGAAAAGATATTGATTTTGATTCGTTCCAGCAATTTCTACGTCGAGGCCCCGAGGTGCAGGTTGCCGTCAGCAAGCCGAGTCAGAAGGTCGAGTCAACATATTCCAATGAGAGCGGGATTGGCTTTCGCTTGCGAATTCCATATCGAAATCCACAATTTGACAGTATCAAACTGAATGGGCATCCCCTCAAACAAGATGCAAAGAATGGTTGGACCTCATGGTTTGCAAACGGCTACACACAGGTCCAAATCAATTTGCCACCAAGTGAAACCAAGAATCAAGACCTGTTCCTGGTAACTTGCGAATACACCCCGGACGAAGTCCGACGAATCGGCTGGGAACCTCCGCAGGAAGTCCAAGAGCAACTCAAGTCAAAAAACAAACAGTGA
- a CDS encoding SDR family oxidoreductase yields MSKNRSALVTGGSGGIGSEICKRLASDGYRVVVHYGSDQKAAEKVVQEITESGGVAISYSADVRDEDEIQSLFETAITEFGSLNVVVANAGAGGGGPVEDVELADFKKLVDVNLVGAFLTLREAARRLSDGGRLIFISSQLAERPRIGTGAYSATKAGIDAMVVSMSHELGTRGITVNSIRPGATEPGMFAGSNEERKEFFRNLSPFKRLGHPNDIAPIVSFLASDDAAWITGQHLRADGGASN; encoded by the coding sequence ATGTCCAAGAATCGAAGTGCACTTGTGACCGGCGGGTCGGGCGGCATCGGGAGTGAAATTTGCAAACGACTGGCGAGTGACGGATATCGCGTAGTCGTTCACTACGGAAGTGACCAGAAAGCTGCAGAAAAAGTCGTTCAGGAAATCACTGAGTCGGGTGGCGTTGCGATTTCGTATTCGGCAGACGTGAGAGACGAAGACGAAATTCAAAGCCTGTTCGAAACTGCGATCACTGAATTCGGCAGTTTGAATGTCGTAGTGGCGAACGCAGGTGCTGGTGGGGGCGGGCCGGTTGAGGATGTCGAACTGGCTGACTTCAAGAAGTTAGTCGACGTTAATCTTGTTGGAGCTTTTCTAACCCTTCGCGAAGCAGCACGAAGACTGAGTGACGGCGGAAGGTTGATCTTTATCTCGTCGCAGTTGGCCGAAAGACCTCGCATCGGAACTGGCGCATACTCAGCGACCAAGGCCGGTATTGACGCCATGGTTGTTTCGATGTCACACGAACTGGGAACGAGAGGAATCACCGTCAACAGTATCCGCCCCGGAGCCACAGAGCCCGGCATGTTCGCTGGAAGTAATGAAGAACGGAAGGAATTTTTCCGCAACCTTTCTCCTTTCAAACGACTCGGTCATCCCAATGATATCGCTCCGATCGTTTCATTCCTTGCCAGCGACGACGCAGCCTGGATCACCGGACAGCATCTCCGCGCAGATGGCGGAGCATCGAACTGA
- a CDS encoding cysteine hydrolase family protein: MTKPATKTALLIIDLQNDYFPDGKWELEGTEAAAAKAAELLTTFRKQGLPVVHVRHEFPTSDAPFFAPNTPGSEIHTTVQPNEGESVVLKHQINSFRDTNLKEVLDEQGVETVLICGAMSHMCVDAATRAANDFGYQCTVAHDACATLSLEFNGTTVPANLVHAAFMAALEFGYARVASTEELLAEFK; encoded by the coding sequence ATGACCAAGCCTGCGACCAAAACAGCATTGCTTATTATTGACCTGCAAAATGATTACTTTCCCGATGGGAAATGGGAGCTGGAAGGAACAGAGGCAGCCGCAGCCAAGGCTGCTGAACTCCTGACAACTTTTCGAAAACAGGGGCTTCCGGTTGTCCATGTCCGGCATGAATTCCCGACAAGTGACGCTCCGTTCTTTGCCCCGAATACTCCCGGCTCAGAAATTCACACAACTGTTCAACCCAACGAGGGCGAATCGGTTGTCCTCAAACATCAGATCAATAGTTTTCGCGATACCAACCTCAAAGAGGTGTTGGACGAGCAAGGCGTTGAGACAGTCTTAATCTGTGGTGCGATGAGCCACATGTGTGTCGACGCTGCGACCCGCGCCGCCAACGATTTCGGCTACCAATGCACCGTCGCCCACGATGCCTGTGCCACACTCTCACTGGAATTCAACGGCACGACTGTCCCCGCCAATCTGGTCCACGCTGCCTTCATGGCCGCTTTGGAATTCGGCTACGCGAGAGTTGCCTCAACTGAAGAACTACTGGCTGAATTTAAGTAG
- a CDS encoding pyridoxal-phosphate dependent enzyme: MSIWRWADLIEPVPVEARITLGEGNTPLMRSRRIGPAAGLKNLFFKLETGNATGSYKDRFAFAGISHMVAKGKKKCIATSSGNTGAALAAYCAAAGIECRIAIVEGAPLGKLTQMMAYGAKIARIKKFGTDATTTTNVLEKLQRLGHRPDSALQVSAFVYSPTGMSGVQTMAFELAEQSPEGIDHVFCPAGGGGLCVAMARGFGQMAEKGKLEKLPAVECVQPEGNNTISGPLREGAKRAQPVACTTQVSGLQVASVVDGHLAVAECRATGGTGHLVADQFVWDVQKRLAREEGIFSEPAGSVALAGALKAAENGEIDKDAKIVCIVSGSGFKDSAAIDRINSDVDCPTVDISAIDEW, translated from the coding sequence ATGAGTATCTGGCGTTGGGCGGACTTGATTGAACCGGTTCCTGTTGAAGCTCGCATTACGCTGGGTGAGGGAAACACTCCGCTGATGCGATCTCGTCGCATCGGGCCGGCTGCCGGATTGAAGAATTTGTTTTTCAAGCTGGAAACCGGAAATGCGACTGGCTCCTACAAAGACCGGTTTGCGTTCGCCGGGATTTCGCACATGGTCGCCAAAGGCAAAAAGAAATGCATCGCCACTTCCAGCGGGAACACAGGAGCTGCATTGGCAGCGTACTGCGCAGCTGCGGGGATTGAATGCCGTATCGCCATCGTTGAAGGCGCCCCGCTTGGAAAGCTGACTCAGATGATGGCCTACGGTGCGAAGATTGCTCGCATCAAGAAGTTCGGGACCGATGCCACGACGACCACGAACGTTCTTGAGAAGCTTCAGAGACTTGGTCACCGTCCCGACTCGGCGCTGCAGGTCAGTGCATTCGTTTACAGCCCCACTGGAATGTCCGGCGTGCAAACAATGGCCTTCGAACTCGCAGAACAGTCTCCAGAGGGAATCGATCACGTCTTCTGCCCTGCAGGTGGAGGCGGCTTGTGCGTTGCAATGGCACGTGGGTTCGGGCAGATGGCCGAGAAAGGAAAACTCGAAAAACTCCCAGCTGTCGAATGTGTCCAGCCCGAAGGGAACAACACGATTTCCGGACCTCTTCGCGAAGGAGCCAAACGCGCACAACCGGTTGCCTGCACAACTCAAGTCAGTGGTCTGCAAGTTGCCAGTGTTGTCGATGGTCACCTGGCAGTCGCTGAATGCCGTGCCACCGGAGGGACAGGTCACCTGGTCGCAGATCAATTTGTCTGGGACGTTCAAAAACGGCTTGCCCGAGAAGAAGGAATTTTCTCAGAGCCAGCTGGTTCAGTTGCTCTGGCAGGAGCTTTGAAAGCTGCCGAAAATGGAGAGATCGACAAAGATGCAAAAATCGTTTGCATCGTCTCCGGCTCCGGATTTAAAGACTCAGCTGCCATCGACCGCATTAACAGCGACGTCGACTGCCCAACTGTTGACATCAGCGCAATCGATGAGTGGTAA
- a CDS encoding M81 family metallopeptidase translates to MRIGIIAFLHESNTFSCQPTTVDSFRQNLLLAGEPIRRDLADSHHEVGGFFAGLEAEGAEAVPLFAARALPSGTIPSGDFEALTNHLLDIVRSNDSLDGYLVAPHGATVSERFPDADGYWLSELRSQVGPNVPIIGTLDAHANVSQLMVDSCDALVAYRSNPHLDQRERGIEAANLMVRTVRKEVTPTMSAQFPPLAISIERQCTEEPHLRPLYEAADAQLKIGGVLSNSILLGFPYADVEEMGSSVIVVTDDNQMLADVLSKQLATTMWEMRESFAGEFTSVAQAIDLCKDSSDRICLLDMGDNVGGGSSADGTELLAAIHKAKIGPAIGCLYDPQAVSLCEGAGVGEKLTLSVGGKTDKIHGSPMEVEVTVRSLHDGKFSEPQPRHGGIVEFDQGKTAICETEHGLTLMLTTLRMVPFSLHQLISCDLDPNNFRFLVAKGVNAPIAAYRDVCDQFIRVNTSGSTCADMSRLVYQHRRTPMFPLERETKY, encoded by the coding sequence ATGCGAATCGGCATCATTGCGTTTCTTCACGAATCGAACACTTTCTCCTGCCAGCCCACAACGGTTGACTCATTTCGGCAAAACCTTCTTCTCGCTGGTGAACCAATCCGTCGAGATCTGGCAGATTCACACCACGAAGTGGGCGGTTTCTTTGCCGGTCTTGAAGCAGAAGGAGCTGAAGCTGTCCCGCTTTTTGCTGCGAGAGCACTCCCTTCCGGAACAATCCCTTCCGGAGACTTTGAAGCTCTGACCAACCATCTGCTCGACATTGTCCGTAGCAACGATTCTCTCGATGGTTATTTGGTTGCACCACATGGAGCGACTGTCAGCGAGCGTTTTCCTGATGCCGATGGATACTGGCTCTCCGAGTTGCGGTCTCAGGTCGGCCCAAACGTTCCAATCATCGGCACACTCGACGCCCATGCCAATGTCTCCCAATTAATGGTCGACAGTTGTGACGCACTCGTCGCTTATCGGTCGAATCCGCATCTTGATCAACGAGAACGGGGCATCGAAGCTGCCAATTTAATGGTGAGAACGGTTCGCAAAGAAGTGACGCCAACTATGTCGGCGCAGTTCCCTCCGCTCGCAATCAGCATTGAACGACAATGTACTGAAGAGCCACATTTGCGACCGCTTTACGAGGCGGCAGACGCTCAGCTTAAAATCGGTGGCGTACTCTCGAACAGTATCCTCCTCGGGTTTCCTTATGCCGATGTGGAAGAGATGGGCTCATCTGTGATCGTTGTGACAGACGACAACCAGATGCTTGCAGATGTCCTCTCAAAGCAACTCGCCACAACAATGTGGGAGATGCGTGAGAGCTTCGCTGGAGAGTTCACTTCAGTCGCTCAGGCGATCGATCTCTGCAAAGATTCCTCTGATCGAATCTGTCTGCTCGACATGGGCGACAACGTTGGTGGAGGCTCTTCGGCGGATGGAACCGAACTTCTGGCTGCCATTCACAAAGCGAAAATTGGGCCAGCTATCGGTTGCTTATACGATCCACAAGCTGTTTCTCTGTGCGAGGGAGCCGGCGTTGGAGAAAAGCTCACACTCTCCGTAGGAGGAAAAACCGACAAGATCCACGGATCACCCATGGAAGTTGAGGTGACTGTCCGCTCTCTGCACGATGGCAAGTTCAGTGAGCCGCAACCACGGCACGGCGGCATCGTGGAGTTCGACCAGGGCAAGACCGCCATCTGCGAAACCGAACATGGCTTAACTCTGATGCTGACGACGCTGCGAATGGTCCCTTTCAGTTTGCATCAACTCATCAGCTGCGATCTTGATCCAAACAACTTCCGGTTCCTTGTTGCCAAAGGAGTCAACGCTCCGATCGCAGCTTATCGCGATGTTTGCGATCAATTCATTCGAGTCAACACTTCTGGCTCAACATGTGCCGACATGAGCCGCCTGGTCTACCAGCACCGTCGCACACCAATGTTCCCACTGGAACGCGAAACAAAATATTAA
- a CDS encoding metal ABC transporter solute-binding protein, Zn/Mn family: MRRELPKLQMPMLSAVCLVVLTSMVLTQGCTKSSETNSPKKSNSPTTAENRISVVVTTGMVGDLVRHVAGDYANVVGLMGEGVDPHLFRPTSSDIGTLMKADLIIYSGLMLEGPMQPQFELARRKGRTVTAVADGLPKSQVRYPAGLEDHPDPHIWGDVGTWAMSLDHVVQILSEFDPKHADEYAANANAYRAKLMEVHEYAKSAIATIPEEQRYLVTAHDAFGYFSTAYEIPVKSVQGISTESEPGVQDINELVDFLVRNKVPAIFVESTVNAANIQAVVEGAKQQNWNVKIGGTLYSDSLGAPGTYEGTYIGMMDSNVTTIVKALGGKVPEKGLHGKLSLKK; the protein is encoded by the coding sequence ATGCGGAGAGAACTCCCTAAGTTGCAAATGCCCATGTTGAGTGCGGTTTGCCTTGTTGTTTTGACATCGATGGTTTTGACACAGGGCTGTACAAAATCGTCAGAGACGAACAGTCCCAAGAAATCTAATTCTCCAACAACCGCTGAAAACCGCATTTCCGTGGTGGTGACGACCGGCATGGTGGGCGATCTGGTGCGGCACGTCGCGGGAGATTACGCCAACGTGGTCGGTTTGATGGGAGAAGGTGTCGACCCGCACTTGTTTCGCCCGACAAGTTCTGACATCGGCACGCTGATGAAAGCTGATTTAATCATCTATTCAGGGTTAATGCTGGAAGGCCCGATGCAACCTCAGTTCGAACTGGCACGCCGAAAAGGTCGCACCGTGACCGCTGTCGCAGATGGGCTTCCCAAGAGTCAAGTTCGGTATCCAGCCGGGTTAGAAGATCATCCAGATCCGCATATCTGGGGAGACGTCGGAACATGGGCGATGAGTCTGGATCATGTCGTCCAGATCCTGAGTGAATTCGACCCGAAACATGCAGACGAGTATGCCGCGAATGCAAACGCCTATCGAGCGAAACTGATGGAAGTCCACGAGTACGCCAAATCTGCTATCGCAACTATCCCTGAGGAACAACGATATCTCGTGACTGCTCACGATGCGTTTGGATACTTTTCGACTGCGTACGAAATTCCGGTGAAGTCAGTGCAGGGGATCAGCACAGAATCAGAACCTGGCGTTCAGGATATCAACGAACTTGTGGACTTCCTCGTGCGGAACAAGGTCCCTGCAATCTTCGTAGAATCGACTGTCAATGCCGCCAACATCCAAGCTGTCGTCGAAGGTGCAAAGCAACAGAATTGGAACGTAAAAATCGGTGGGACTTTGTATTCTGATTCACTTGGAGCGCCGGGGACTTATGAGGGCACCTACATCGGAATGATGGATTCCAATGTCACCACCATTGTGAAAGCTCTCGGCGGAAAAGTTCCGGAGAAAGGGCTCCACGGAAAACTGTCGCTCAAAAAATGA
- a CDS encoding Swt1 family HEPN domain-containing protein: MATYRERVSTALDLLTVGLAPYVEDKLRAIHRDNWMRAVKGSFRDDRDRTTAGGKEFDWDAHSLLTVMWDQWNSVFRHDLGHYERSLVSELREFRNRWAHQQAFDFDDAFRILDSVHRLLTSVNAENVSVIQREKSDLLESHVAEEVNNQVQKTAFQRNKSWVIVIYGLCCGLIIAHAILYSNEGTITLISFVLLVFIYLIYQQFKMAAPLLYGPRECSRCHRIVYRKPCPYCKSVSEN; the protein is encoded by the coding sequence GTGGCCACATATCGTGAACGTGTTTCAACAGCGCTTGATCTCCTAACGGTCGGACTTGCTCCCTACGTTGAAGATAAGCTGCGTGCAATCCATCGAGATAATTGGATGCGTGCTGTGAAGGGAAGTTTTCGCGATGACCGCGACCGAACGACCGCCGGTGGGAAGGAGTTTGATTGGGACGCCCACTCTCTCCTGACCGTCATGTGGGATCAGTGGAACTCTGTTTTTCGACATGACCTCGGACACTACGAGCGAAGTCTCGTCAGCGAATTACGCGAATTCCGCAATCGCTGGGCACATCAACAAGCATTTGACTTCGATGACGCCTTCCGGATTCTGGATAGTGTCCATCGGTTGCTGACATCAGTCAACGCTGAGAACGTTTCCGTGATCCAGCGGGAAAAGTCGGATTTGCTCGAATCGCACGTCGCAGAAGAAGTGAACAACCAGGTTCAGAAGACCGCTTTTCAACGGAATAAGTCCTGGGTAATTGTGATTTACGGACTTTGCTGCGGTTTGATTATCGCTCACGCAATCTTGTACAGCAATGAGGGGACAATCACACTGATTTCCTTCGTCTTGCTGGTCTTTATCTATCTGATTTACCAGCAATTCAAAATGGCTGCTCCGTTGCTGTACGGTCCCCGAGAGTGTTCGCGATGCCATCGCATTGTCTATCGGAAGCCCTGTCCGTACTGCAAATCGGTCTCTGAGAATTAG
- a CDS encoding BatA domain-containing protein: MTNFSLINPGILWGLLALAIPVAIHFLLKRQPRIEFWGASRFLKVAVNRKHIQLQVQSISQLLVRIAILTLLVLSAAEPHLGAHLDSKNVDTPVHRLLILDTSMSMSATDGGRSRFDELQRQVLSTLSNRFPGDSWQLLLHGNNDQPDRIRIPVYDPEAIQEEVTQLTTTSQSASLSETLQRALSYADEFPGNTNEVLFWTDMPVAEWAPSGGQAFELSERLNQLSQLAHLSIIDLSSERTAPVNLAVKEVRLQKVPAKVGAPCTLEVLIGNPEKRAAKTFVQFLSNSEVIAEKEVEFKSQSEKTVRFETVFTNPELKRCEIRIGEDALAGDNHYFFAVPVQSEPRVLVIEDSKSSPEAFQQSDFLRLAISPTSESRPAEPNSASLFVSVGPTGFREQSLEKFDVVILAGVSNLTTSDSERLRQFVEAGGGLMISMSDRMSLSQYNERLGPNGANLIPGILEQRLSIEVPDGVPFQVSDASSTHPMVSPFRHHPESGLSTTRIYAYIRFTPSPDQSLQRVVDLDSSDPLIVEHHVGQGRVITVFSSFDIEWGSWVLWPSFLPMMRQAVEHLSFNPDGIVQSRIGKVVPENVLNLLEISSIQNDQGQVIWDQQIGAEHLSDIFDSYLTQPGLYSLKSSQSRSTVQVIARNVDIEESSLKSVAADELLRGPFLNGLNVEIVEDAEMSASRRRTFGRGAESHLSRWLVFSAILLLIVDQLFAIRSQLATGAILGLIVSVAFVLWIQASTVSSVVLILLCMITGAVIVQFSDRASWRTGRA, translated from the coding sequence TTGACGAACTTCAGCTTAATTAATCCTGGAATACTATGGGGATTGTTAGCCTTGGCAATCCCGGTGGCAATTCATTTTCTCCTTAAACGACAGCCCCGTATCGAATTTTGGGGGGCCAGTCGCTTCCTGAAAGTTGCCGTCAACCGAAAACACATTCAGCTTCAAGTGCAGTCAATTTCTCAATTACTCGTCAGAATTGCGATCCTGACTTTGCTCGTACTGAGTGCTGCAGAACCTCACCTGGGGGCACATCTCGATTCCAAAAACGTTGACACCCCCGTCCACCGTTTGCTGATTCTTGATACCTCGATGAGTATGTCTGCGACCGACGGTGGAAGATCCCGCTTTGACGAATTGCAAAGGCAAGTCCTGTCGACGTTATCAAATCGCTTTCCGGGAGACTCCTGGCAACTGCTCCTCCACGGGAACAACGATCAACCAGATCGAATTCGTATTCCTGTTTACGATCCTGAAGCCATTCAAGAAGAAGTGACTCAACTCACAACGACTTCGCAGTCTGCAAGTCTCAGCGAGACTCTTCAACGTGCTCTGTCGTACGCCGACGAATTTCCGGGAAATACGAATGAAGTCCTTTTCTGGACCGACATGCCCGTCGCAGAATGGGCCCCCTCCGGAGGCCAGGCGTTCGAACTCAGCGAGCGTCTCAATCAACTTTCACAACTGGCACATCTCTCAATCATCGACCTGAGTTCCGAGCGAACTGCTCCTGTGAATCTCGCAGTGAAAGAGGTTCGATTGCAAAAAGTCCCAGCCAAAGTCGGGGCTCCTTGCACTCTCGAAGTGTTGATTGGAAACCCTGAAAAGCGGGCAGCGAAAACGTTTGTTCAATTCCTTTCGAACTCAGAAGTGATTGCAGAAAAAGAGGTTGAGTTCAAATCGCAATCTGAAAAAACGGTCCGATTCGAGACCGTCTTTACCAACCCCGAACTCAAACGCTGCGAAATTCGAATCGGTGAAGATGCACTCGCTGGTGACAATCACTATTTCTTTGCCGTCCCTGTTCAATCGGAACCAAGAGTTCTGGTCATCGAAGATTCCAAATCTTCGCCGGAGGCTTTCCAGCAAAGCGACTTCTTGCGGCTTGCGATTTCGCCCACTTCAGAATCCCGGCCTGCGGAGCCGAACTCAGCCTCGCTATTTGTGAGCGTTGGCCCAACCGGATTTCGCGAACAGAGTCTGGAGAAATTCGATGTTGTCATTCTCGCCGGAGTTTCAAACCTGACGACCTCTGACAGCGAAAGGCTGCGACAGTTTGTCGAGGCTGGCGGCGGTCTCATGATCTCGATGAGCGATAGAATGTCACTCAGCCAGTACAATGAACGCCTCGGTCCAAATGGAGCGAATCTGATTCCTGGGATCCTTGAGCAACGACTCTCAATCGAAGTCCCTGATGGAGTTCCGTTTCAAGTGAGCGACGCGTCCAGCACGCACCCAATGGTCTCTCCGTTTCGGCATCATCCCGAATCGGGCCTGTCGACCACCCGAATCTACGCTTACATTCGGTTCACTCCTTCACCAGATCAATCGCTCCAACGTGTGGTTGACCTCGATTCCAGCGACCCACTCATTGTCGAGCATCATGTCGGACAGGGGCGAGTGATCACGGTCTTTTCTTCATTCGATATCGAATGGGGAAGCTGGGTGCTGTGGCCAAGCTTTCTGCCAATGATGCGTCAAGCGGTTGAACACCTCTCTTTTAACCCGGATGGAATCGTCCAGTCGCGAATCGGAAAAGTTGTTCCTGAGAATGTGCTGAATCTCCTTGAAATTTCCTCAATCCAAAATGACCAAGGGCAGGTGATCTGGGATCAACAAATCGGAGCGGAACACTTGTCGGACATCTTCGACTCCTATTTGACTCAGCCGGGGCTGTACTCGCTTAAGTCGAGTCAGTCTCGCTCCACCGTTCAAGTCATCGCTCGCAATGTCGACATTGAGGAGAGCTCGCTAAAAAGTGTAGCGGCCGACGAGTTACTGAGAGGGCCCTTCCTCAATGGCCTGAATGTGGAGATCGTTGAAGATGCCGAAATGTCCGCTTCCAGGCGGCGGACATTTGGTAGGGGAGCTGAGTCTCACCTCTCCCGGTGGCTCGTTTTCTCTGCAATCCTGCTTCTGATTGTCGATCAATTATTTGCAATCCGTTCTCAACTTGCGACAGGGGCGATCCTCGGCCTGATTGTCTCTGTCGCATTTGTTCTTTGGATTCAAGCCTCAACCGTGAGTTCCGTTGTCCTCATTCTATTGTGCATGATCACAGGTGCGGTCATTGTACAGTTTTCGGATCGTGCCAGTTGGCGAACCGGTCGAGCCTGA